The region TCACGTCGGCGTCCGGAACCGTCACGACGAACGCCTTCACGGTCTCGCCGCGCCGTTCGTCGGGAATGCCGACGACCGCGGCCTCCGCGATCGCCTCGTGTTCGAACAGCAGTTCCTCGACCTCGCGGGGGTAGACGTTGTAGCCGCCCGAGACGATGACGTGCTTCTCGCGGTCGACGACGTAGTAGAAGCCGTCCTCGTCGTGGTACCCCACGTCGCCGGTGTGGAACCAGCGCTGGCCGTCGCGCTCGGTGAACGCCTCCTCGTTTGCCGCCGGCAGGCCGGCGTACCCCTTCATCACGTTCGGGCCGCTGACGACGAGTTCGCCGGTGATCTCGTCCAGGTCGACCTCGTCCTCGTCGACCGGCCCCTCCTCGACCGGCGGGACCGCCTCGAACTCCTCGGTGACGACCCGGGCGTCGACCCCTTCGAGCGTCTTCCCGATGCTGCCGACGCGGCGGCCCGCCTCGGGGCTGTTGAAGTGGGTGACCGGACTGGTCTCCGTGAGCCCGTACCCCTCGTAGATCGTCGCGTCGTACAGCTCCTCGAACCGGCGCAGCACCTCGACGGGGATGCCGGCCCCGCCGACGCCACAGAGCCGCAGGTTGGAGAGGTCGAACTCCTCGGCGTTGGGCTGGTTGATCACGTCGTTGTACATCGCCGGCACGCCGTGCATCATCGTCAGCCCCGCCTGCTGGATCAGGCCGACCGCCTGCTGGGCGTCCCACTCCGGCAGGGGGTAGTACGCGCCGCCCCGGAACAGCGTCGCGTTCATCACGACGGTCATGCCGTAGATGTGGAACAGCGGGAGGACGCCGAGCTGCTTGTCGTCGGGCTTGATGCCGCCCGGCACCAGGTCGGCCGCCATGTTCGCGTTCGAGTCGAGGTTGCGGTGGGTGAGCTGGACGCCTTTCGGCTGGCCCGTCGTGCCGCTCGTGTACGGCTGGACCGCCAGGTCGTCGTCGCCGCGCTCGACCACGTCGGCCGGCTCCTCGGCGAGGAACTCCTCGAACGGCGTCCCCGTCTCGGCCTCGCCGCCGACGGTGACGAGATGCTCGACGGCGGTGTCGTCCCGGACCTCCTCGACGAACGGCGCGAGGTCGGCCAGCGCGACGACCACCTCGGCCCCGCTGTCGTCCAGCAGATGGGTGATCTCCCGGGACTTGTACTGCGGGTTCATCGGGACGACGACGCCACCGGCCCGGAGCGTGCCGTGGAACGCGGTGACGAACTGGGGCAGGTTCGGCAGATACACGCCGACGCGGTCGCCCGGCTCGACGCCGTGCTCGGCGAGCGCCGCCGCGAACTGTCCCGTCCGGTGCCAGAGCCCGCCGTAGCT is a window of Halostella salina DNA encoding:
- a CDS encoding long-chain-fatty-acid--CoA ligase, which codes for MTNLVRNVGEVAAERPESTAVHFDGTDISYGGLWHRTGQFAAALAEHGVEPGDRVGVYLPNLPQFVTAFHGTLRAGGVVVPMNPQYKSREITHLLDDSGAEVVVALADLAPFVEEVRDDTAVEHLVTVGGEAETGTPFEEFLAEEPADVVERGDDDLAVQPYTSGTTGQPKGVQLTHRNLDSNANMAADLVPGGIKPDDKQLGVLPLFHIYGMTVVMNATLFRGGAYYPLPEWDAQQAVGLIQQAGLTMMHGVPAMYNDVINQPNAEEFDLSNLRLCGVGGAGIPVEVLRRFEELYDATIYEGYGLTETSPVTHFNSPEAGRRVGSIGKTLEGVDARVVTEEFEAVPPVEEGPVDEDEVDLDEITGELVVSGPNVMKGYAGLPAANEEAFTERDGQRWFHTGDVGYHDEDGFYYVVDREKHVIVSGGYNVYPREVEELLFEHEAIAEAAVVGIPDERRGETVKAFVVTVPDADVTADEIRQYCLDNLAEYKHPREVEFVDELPRTTTGKVQKFELVGDEE